The genomic stretch GAGCTTTGGTACCGTTAGTCCCGTCATGAAGAACACGGGCTTCGCGACGACAACGTCCGCCCTTACCCGCTCAGGGCTTCTGAGGCGGTCTGCTGTCGCTTCCTCTCGCTTCTTCTCATCCTGCTGTTGTATCTGTACTAGCGCTTCGGCCTAGGCCGAAGCGCTACTCGTTCGCCCGCCCTCGGGCGTTTCCCGTTTTACTCAGGTTTTCCCTTTCGCCATCCCCGTCCGAGAGGACACATGTATCATTACGCACTATATGTACAAAGCGCACACGGGAGAGACCCTTCAGCACAGGTGTCCTCTCGAGTGACCGGCGGCGCGGACCTTCCGTCGCCAGCACGGTCCGTTCACAATTTTTACCCGGCTCTGCCGGGTTTGTAAGGAGCTGGTCATGACCACCGCGAAGAAGCCTGTTCCCTCCAAGGGCATCGTCCCCTACGTGCCCGCGGAAGCGGACGAGTTCCAGCAGATGGCGGCGAGCTACCAGAAGGGGGAGATAAAGGACGCGGAATTCACGCCCTGGCGTCTCCGCCGTGGCATCTACGGCCAGCGTCAGGAGGACCGCCAGATGGTGCGTGTGAAAATCCCCGGCGGCATCCTGACCGCCGACGCGCTCGATATCCTCGGCGAGGTGGCCGAGAAGTATGTGCCTCTGAGGAAGGGGCATATCACCACGCGTGAGAACATCCAGTACCACCACGTGCTGCTGGAGCACGCCCCGGACCTGATGCGACTCATGGGGCAGGCGGGCCTCACCACCCGCGAGGCGTGCGGCAACACGGTCCGCAACGTCATCTCGTGCCCCCTGGGCGGCGTGTGCCGCAACGAGGTCTTTGACCTGACGCCGTACATGGTGGCCTACACCCGCCGTTTCGTCCGGCACCCCGTGACCCAGAACATGCCGCGCAAGTGGAAGACGTCATTCTCCCCCTGCGCGAGCGACTGCGCCAATGCGCCCATGCACGACCTGGGGTTCATCGCCGTCGTCAAGGACGAGAACGGGGTCAGGCGCAAGGGCTTCAAAATGCTCGTGGGCGGCGGCACCTCCATCATGCCCAAGTACGCGCAGACGCTCTACGAGTTCGTGCCAGTGGAGGACTTCCTGCGGGTCAGCGAGGCCGCTCTGCGCGTGTTCAACCAGGCGGACGAGTTGCGCAAGAACAAGATGATGGCGCGGGTCAAGGTGCTCATCCACAAGATTGGCATTGACAAGTACCGGGAGCTGGTGGAGGAGGAGTTGAAGAAGCCGTGGGCGCGGGAAGGCGACTTTGACCCCACGCCCCTGATGGAAGACCTGGTGGCGCATGAGGAGGCCGGTGCGCTGGCCAAGCAGACCAACGGGCATGGCGGAGCGCCGCCGGTGGACCTGGAGTTTGGGGTGTGGCGCAGGAGCAATGCCATCGCCCAGCGGCAGGCCGGCTTCTACGCGGTGTCCGTGAAGGTCACGCGCGGCGACCTCTCGCCCGAGCAGTTCCACGGCCTGGCGGATCTCGTGCGCAGGCACGCCGGCGGCCAGGTGCGGCTCACCCCTGAGCAGAACCTCACCATTCGCTGGGTGCGCGAGCAGCGCCTGTACGATATCTGGAAGGCGCTGAAGGCCCTCAACCTGGCCGAGCCGGACGCTCAGGACATCAACGACGTCTGCTCATGCCCCGGCACCGATAGCTGCAAGCTGGGCATCACGTCGTCCATGGGCCTGGCGCTCGCCCTCCGCGAGTCCTTCAAGACGTACAACGGGCTTGCCGACGACCCGCTCGTCAAGAAGCTGCACATCAAGATGAGCGGCTGCCCCAACGGCTGCGGGCGTCACCATATCGCCAACATCGGCTTTCAGGGCGCGATGGTGAAGGGGCCGGACGGCCAGCAGGTGCCCGCCTTCGAGCCGTTCCTGGGCGGCGCCTATGAGAACGGCGAGACCCGCTACGGCCAGCGGCTGCCGGGGGTCAAGCTCCCGTCCAAGCGCGTGCCGGAGGCCCTCAAAGCGTTCCTGGAGTTCTACAAGGAGAACCGCAGGGAGAACGAGGAGTTCAACGCCTTCTACGACCGCGTAGGGCCGCAGCCCTTCGTGGACATAGCGTCGCGCTTCCGTGATGTGGGGCCGCTCAACAAGGAGACCATTGGCCTGTACATGGACTGGGGGAAGACGGTGCTCTACAAGGTGGAGCGCGGCGAAGGCGAGTGCGCGGTATAGCGCGCCCGACGGGGACAGGCCTTGACAGCGTGCCATGAATGTGCTACGGTAGCTAAAGTATGAATGCGACCGTGCCCGCAAACCGCGTCTGTTGTATGTGTTGTTGTACGCCATCACGAGGGCGTGATGCGCGGCGGTTTGCTGTTGTCGGCGTGGGTGCAGAGAGACGGGCATTTTCTAGCTAACTAGCAACACAGTAACCAGCGCGTAAAACCCCTCGAGTTATGGCTTGAGGGGTTTTTTGTTTGTCCCCGCGCTGCATGGGTCCTGCGGGATAGCCAAGCAGCCTTGAAGAGACGGGCGACCACAGACGAAAACGAGCGGGCACACAGGACAGAGCACATCATGACGAAAAAGAACAGCCAGACGATATCAGGAGCAGCGCCTCCGTCACCACGGACGAGTCGCGCTGGAGGACCGCAATGGGCCTAGGAATATGGTTTATTGTCATTCTGGCGGGCGCCATGGGCCAGTTTGTGGACACTCTGGCGGGTATGGGCTTCGGCGCCTTCTCCAGCAGCTTCATGGTCGCTGGCGGTGTGACGCCCGCGCTGGTCGTGGCCACTGTCAACGTCGCCAAGGTCGGCAGTGGCCTTTTCTCCGGCCTGGCGCACTGGCGCTTTGGCAACGTCCGCTGGAAATGGGCCGGGCCTCTGGCCCTCTCGGGGGTCGCGGGCGGCGTGCTGGGCGGCACCCTACTGGTCCATATTTCGCAGGG from Dehalococcoidia bacterium encodes the following:
- a CDS encoding nitrite/sulfite reductase; amino-acid sequence: MTTAKKPVPSKGIVPYVPAEADEFQQMAASYQKGEIKDAEFTPWRLRRGIYGQRQEDRQMVRVKIPGGILTADALDILGEVAEKYVPLRKGHITTRENIQYHHVLLEHAPDLMRLMGQAGLTTREACGNTVRNVISCPLGGVCRNEVFDLTPYMVAYTRRFVRHPVTQNMPRKWKTSFSPCASDCANAPMHDLGFIAVVKDENGVRRKGFKMLVGGGTSIMPKYAQTLYEFVPVEDFLRVSEAALRVFNQADELRKNKMMARVKVLIHKIGIDKYRELVEEELKKPWAREGDFDPTPLMEDLVAHEEAGALAKQTNGHGGAPPVDLEFGVWRRSNAIAQRQAGFYAVSVKVTRGDLSPEQFHGLADLVRRHAGGQVRLTPEQNLTIRWVREQRLYDIWKALKALNLAEPDAQDINDVCSCPGTDSCKLGITSSMGLALALRESFKTYNGLADDPLVKKLHIKMSGCPNGCGRHHIANIGFQGAMVKGPDGQQVPAFEPFLGGAYENGETRYGQRLPGVKLPSKRVPEALKAFLEFYKENRRENEEFNAFYDRVGPQPFVDIASRFRDVGPLNKETIGLYMDWGKTVLYKVERGEGECAV